Proteins from a genomic interval of Aquila chrysaetos chrysaetos chromosome 20, bAquChr1.4, whole genome shotgun sequence:
- the BARX1 gene encoding homeobox protein BarH-like 1, with amino-acid sequence MQHPLELGAAHYFPAEAFPDHRSHRYRSFMIEEILTDPPDAKGAAPAGELLKFGVQALLSARPYHNHLAVLKAEPAAVFKFPLAPLGCSGLGSALLAAGSGLQGGSASPHLPLELHLRGKLEPGPPEPGSKAKKGRRSRTVFTELQLMGLEKRFEKQKYLSTPDRIDLAESLGLSQLQVKTWYQNRRMKWKKIVLQGGGLESPTKPKGRPKKNSIPSSEQLSEQERARDAEKPPESLGSPAEVSQEE; translated from the exons ATGCAGCACCCGCTGGAGCTGGGGGCCGCGCACTACTTCCCGGCCGAAGCTTTCCCCGACCACCGCTCGCACCGCTACCGCAGCTTCATGATCGAGGAGATCCTCACCGACCCCCCGGACGCCAAAGGGGCCGCGCCGGCCGGGGAGCTGCTCAAGTTCGGGGTGCAGGCGCTGCTCTCCGCCCGGCCCTACCACAACCACCTCG CGGTGCTGAAGGCGGAGCCGGCCGCCGTGTTCAAGTTCCCGCTGGCTCCCTTGGGCTGCTCGGGGCTGGGCTCGGCGCTGCTGGCCGCCGGCTCGGGGCTGCAGGGCGGCTCCGCCTCGCCCCATCTCCCGCTGGAGCTGCACCTCCGCGGCAAGCTGGAGCCGGGCCCCCCGGAGCCGGGCAGCAAGGCCAAGAAGGGGCGCCGGAGCCGCACCGTCTTCACCGAGCTGCAGCTCATGGGGCTGGAGAAGCGCTTCGAGAAGCAGAAATACCTCTCCACGCCCGACAG AATAGACCTGGCCGAATCGCTGGGGCTCAGCCAGCTCCAGGTGAAAACCTGGTACCAGAACAGGCgcatgaaatggaagaaaata GTGCTGCAGGGGGGCGGCCTGGAGTCCCCCACCAAGCCCAAGGGCCGCCCCAAGAAGAACTCCATCCCCAGCAGCGAGCAGCTCTCAGAGCAGGAGCGAGCCCGGGACGCCGAGAAGCCGCCCGAGAGCCTGGGCTCGCCGGCCGAGGTCAGCCAGGAGGAGTGA